The following coding sequences lie in one Myxococcus xanthus genomic window:
- the rplU gene encoding 50S ribosomal protein L21 → MYAVIRTGGKQYRVAEGDVVRIEKIAGDVGAEVTFTEILLVGGSESPKVGQPTVAGAKVVGKVLAQDKHRRVLHFRKEKEGWTRRRGHRQPYTEVKVTSIAG, encoded by the coding sequence ATGTACGCAGTGATTCGCACGGGCGGGAAGCAGTACCGCGTCGCCGAGGGCGATGTGGTCCGGATCGAGAAGATCGCGGGCGACGTCGGGGCCGAAGTGACCTTCACGGAGATTCTGCTGGTCGGTGGTTCGGAGAGCCCGAAGGTGGGCCAGCCGACCGTCGCCGGCGCGAAGGTCGTGGGCAAGGTCCTGGCTCAGGACAAGCACCGCCGCGTCCTCCACTTCCGGAAGGAGAAGGAGGGCTGGACCCGCCGCCGCGGTCACCGTCAGCCGTACACCGAGGTGAAGGTCACCTCCATCGCCGGCTAG
- the rpmA gene encoding 50S ribosomal protein L27, with amino-acid sequence MAHKKGQGSSRNGRDSNPQYRGVKVYGGETVSAGSILVRQVGTVIHAGANVKLGRDFTLYSVVDGVVKYERLGRDRKKVSVYPAAAEQAIA; translated from the coding sequence ATGGCTCATAAAAAAGGACAGGGTTCTTCGCGCAACGGTCGCGATTCCAACCCGCAGTATCGTGGCGTGAAGGTGTACGGCGGTGAGACGGTGTCGGCGGGCAGCATCCTCGTTCGCCAGGTCGGCACGGTCATCCACGCCGGCGCCAACGTGAAGCTCGGCCGCGACTTCACCCTCTACTCGGTGGTGGACGGCGTGGTGAAGTACGAGCGCCTGGGCCGCGACCGGAAGAAGGTTTCGGTCTACCCGGCCGCCGCTGAGCAGGCGATCGCCTGA
- the obgE gene encoding GTPase ObgE, whose amino-acid sequence MKFVDEVRIFVKAGDGGNGSVSFRREKYIERGGPNGGDGGNGGSVVFVADPQLTTLLDYRYQQHHRAKNGEHGMGSDCNGRAAEDMVLKVPVGTLVKDAHTEELLVDLSEDGQRWVAAKGGRGGLGNMNFATSTRQTPRFAQDGTKGEELTLRLELKLLADVGLLGFPNAGKSTFISRVSRARPKVADYPFTTLVPNLGMVQYKDGLSFVMADIPGIIEGASEGVGLGHQFLRHVERCKVLIHLIDMGAEGEGRAPLHDFDVLNAELGKYSPELASKPQVVAANKLDLPDAQARLEGFTEALRARGIRVYPVSCATGEGMQPLMDSVAEVLFTGRTEKLHVEIPAKAARAGKAKAKAAEKKAPARKAGAAAATRSATKTSAAAKKAVTKKAPARKAGAATKTSAAAKKAPARKAGAAAKTSAVRKVGTAAAKKAATKTAPARKSGTAPVKKSAAKKASASKSGASGKATAKKASASKRGSSGKAGGKKSSAATKRAPARKSGGGRS is encoded by the coding sequence ATGAAGTTCGTCGACGAGGTCCGCATCTTCGTGAAGGCGGGGGATGGCGGCAACGGCTCCGTCTCGTTCCGGCGGGAGAAGTACATCGAGCGCGGTGGCCCCAATGGCGGGGACGGTGGCAACGGCGGCTCCGTCGTCTTCGTGGCGGATCCTCAGCTCACGACGCTGCTCGACTACCGCTACCAGCAGCACCACCGCGCCAAGAATGGCGAGCACGGCATGGGCAGCGACTGTAACGGTCGCGCCGCCGAGGACATGGTGCTCAAGGTGCCCGTGGGCACGCTGGTGAAGGACGCCCACACCGAGGAGCTGCTGGTCGACCTGAGCGAGGACGGCCAGCGCTGGGTGGCGGCGAAGGGCGGGCGCGGCGGCCTGGGCAACATGAACTTCGCCACCTCCACCCGGCAGACGCCGCGCTTCGCCCAGGATGGGACGAAGGGCGAGGAGCTGACGCTCCGGCTGGAGCTGAAGCTGCTGGCGGACGTGGGACTGCTGGGCTTCCCCAACGCGGGCAAGAGCACGTTCATCTCCCGCGTGAGCCGGGCTCGGCCGAAGGTTGCCGACTATCCCTTCACCACGCTGGTCCCCAACCTGGGCATGGTCCAGTACAAGGACGGCCTGTCCTTCGTGATGGCGGACATCCCCGGCATCATCGAGGGCGCCAGCGAGGGCGTGGGCCTGGGGCACCAGTTCCTGCGCCACGTGGAGCGGTGCAAGGTGCTGATCCACCTCATCGACATGGGGGCGGAGGGCGAGGGCCGCGCGCCGCTGCACGACTTCGACGTGCTCAACGCGGAGCTGGGCAAGTACAGCCCGGAGCTGGCGTCCAAGCCGCAGGTGGTGGCGGCCAACAAGTTGGATCTGCCCGACGCGCAGGCCCGGCTGGAGGGCTTCACGGAGGCGCTGCGTGCGCGCGGCATCCGTGTGTATCCCGTGTCCTGCGCCACCGGCGAGGGCATGCAGCCGCTGATGGACTCCGTGGCGGAGGTGCTGTTCACGGGGCGCACCGAGAAGCTCCACGTGGAGATTCCCGCCAAGGCGGCTCGGGCGGGGAAGGCCAAGGCGAAGGCCGCGGAGAAGAAGGCTCCGGCTCGCAAGGCGGGCGCAGCTGCGGCGACGAGGTCTGCGACGAAGACGTCTGCGGCTGCGAAGAAGGCCGTGACGAAGAAGGCTCCGGCTCGCAAGGCGGGCGCAGCTACGAAGACCTCTGCCGCTGCGAAGAAGGCTCCGGCTCGCAAGGCGGGCGCAGCTGCGAAGACGTCTGCAGTGCGCAAGGTGGGCACTGCTGCGGCGAAGAAGGCCGCGACGAAGACGGCCCCAGCTCGCAAGTCAGGCACCGCGCCGGTGAAGAAGTCCGCCGCGAAGAAGGCATCCGCGAGCAAGAGTGGCGCGTCGGGCAAGGCCACCGCGAAGAAGGCATCCGCGAGCAAGCGCGGCTCGTCGGGCAAGGCCGGGGGGAAGAAGTCATCCGCGGCCACGAAGCGTGCTCCGGCGCGCAAGTCGGGCGGCGGGAGGAGCTGA
- a CDS encoding TrmH family RNA methyltransferase has translation MSGGGARYERYEREQFEPEQFLLDVRKEKIDRVVSHRTRNFTVVLDRLEDSFNMAAVLRTCESMGVQEVHIIINPEAPFVPNSRVAQGCDKWLDVKLYKTFAECREHLKSRGFSLYASAIQEGATSLYTLRFDGKMALVFGNERRGVSEDVLAGVDGTFWVPMKGFSQSLNISAAASACISRAIAWRDEHLGQSGDLSPEDAQALRERFYVLAIKQRKRLFKKAP, from the coding sequence ATGTCGGGTGGTGGTGCGCGCTACGAGCGCTACGAGCGGGAGCAGTTCGAGCCGGAGCAGTTCCTGCTCGACGTGCGCAAGGAGAAGATTGATCGCGTCGTCAGTCACCGGACGCGCAACTTCACGGTGGTCCTGGACCGGCTGGAGGACAGCTTCAACATGGCCGCGGTGCTGCGCACCTGCGAGTCCATGGGCGTGCAGGAAGTCCACATCATCATCAACCCGGAAGCGCCCTTCGTTCCCAACTCGAGGGTGGCGCAGGGCTGCGACAAGTGGCTGGACGTGAAGCTGTACAAGACGTTCGCCGAGTGCCGCGAGCACCTGAAGTCCCGTGGCTTCTCGCTGTACGCCTCCGCCATCCAGGAGGGGGCCACCAGCCTCTACACCCTGCGCTTCGACGGGAAGATGGCGCTGGTGTTCGGCAACGAGCGGCGTGGCGTGAGCGAGGACGTGCTGGCCGGCGTGGACGGCACGTTCTGGGTCCCCATGAAGGGCTTCAGCCAGAGCCTGAACATCTCCGCGGCGGCGTCCGCCTGCATCAGCCGGGCGATTGCCTGGCGGGACGAGCACCTGGGGCAGTCGGGAGACCTGTCTCCCGAGGATGCCCAGGCCCTGCGTGAGCGCTTCTACGTGCTGGCCATCAAACAGAGGAAGCGCCTGTTCAAGAAGGCCCCATGA
- a CDS encoding LolA family protein — protein MFFEALLATLLSAPATPAATPVKPAPTVQAAPAAPAAAKPMTPEVKSLVDRMQSFYEKTGDFRAGFRQDYKYKTFRRTQTSEGTVTYKKPGLMRWEYQKPSPRTFVLAGNKVYAYDPAAQSLTVANVDTSQLSASVTFLFGQGKLADEFNITKGACKDCKGTLLVLDPLKNEPRFRQVRLEVDPSTAQVLKSTVVDPDGSENTISFLNLKTNVGLDADSFKLDVPDDTRVDDFTKAKKQ, from the coding sequence ATGTTCTTCGAAGCCCTGCTCGCTACGCTCCTGTCCGCCCCTGCCACCCCTGCCGCCACCCCGGTGAAGCCCGCTCCGACGGTCCAGGCCGCGCCCGCGGCCCCCGCCGCCGCGAAGCCCATGACGCCGGAAGTGAAGTCCTTGGTGGACCGGATGCAGTCCTTCTACGAGAAGACCGGTGACTTCCGCGCGGGCTTCCGCCAGGACTACAAGTACAAGACCTTCCGGCGCACGCAGACGTCCGAAGGCACCGTCACGTACAAGAAGCCCGGCCTGATGCGTTGGGAGTACCAGAAGCCCTCGCCGCGCACCTTCGTGCTGGCGGGCAACAAGGTGTACGCGTACGACCCGGCGGCGCAGAGCCTCACCGTGGCCAACGTGGACACCAGCCAGCTCTCCGCGTCGGTGACGTTCCTCTTCGGCCAGGGAAAGCTCGCGGACGAGTTCAACATCACCAAGGGCGCCTGCAAGGACTGCAAAGGCACGCTGCTGGTGTTGGATCCGCTGAAGAACGAGCCGCGCTTCCGCCAGGTGCGCCTGGAGGTGGATCCGTCCACGGCCCAGGTGCTCAAGAGCACGGTGGTGGACCCGGACGGCAGCGAGAACACCATCTCCTTCCTCAACCTGAAGACGAACGTGGGCCTCGACGCGGACAGCTTCAAGCTGGACGTGCCGGACGACACCCGCGTGGATGACTTCACGAAGGCGAAGAAGCAGTAA
- the rimO gene encoding 30S ribosomal protein S12 methylthiotransferase RimO yields MTLGCPKNRVDSEVMLGTLRHRGYTLVQEASDAQVIVVNTCAFIGPAKQESVDSILEMAELKKSGACKTLVVTGCLSQRYGEELSKEMPEVDHFLGTSAYAQIGDLLAAEASPRQVIPDPDYIHDANTPRINSMPKYTAYLKISEGCDNACAFCIIPTLRGGQRSRPIDDIVAEAKQLADSGVQELNLVAQDLTAYGHDLPGRPKLHDLLKALVQVDVKWIRLHYAYPRIFPDELIEVMASEPKIARYLDMPVQHVSDKLLLSMKRGRNSEFLKGLLTKLRDRVPGLVMRTSLIVGLPGETEEDFEMLKEFVKTQRFERLGVFQYSDEEGTAAYDLPDKVPQKLIERRWREVMAIQKRINREQNKKLVGKRLEVLVEGPAPETEHLLVGRHQGQAPDIDGMVYINDGLAYPGEIVTVEVTEAHDYDLVARVVERPDPKQREHTARDAHPAPLPVSVTQRPAPRAE; encoded by the coding sequence ATGACCCTCGGCTGCCCGAAGAACCGGGTGGACTCCGAGGTGATGCTGGGCACGCTGCGCCACCGCGGCTACACGCTGGTGCAGGAGGCGTCCGACGCTCAGGTCATCGTCGTCAACACGTGCGCCTTCATCGGTCCCGCCAAGCAGGAGTCGGTGGACTCCATCCTGGAGATGGCCGAGCTGAAGAAGTCCGGCGCCTGCAAGACGCTGGTGGTGACGGGCTGTCTGTCCCAGCGCTACGGCGAGGAGTTGTCGAAGGAGATGCCGGAGGTCGACCACTTCCTGGGCACCAGCGCCTACGCCCAGATTGGTGACCTGCTGGCCGCCGAGGCCTCGCCGCGTCAGGTGATTCCGGACCCGGACTACATCCACGACGCCAATACGCCGCGCATCAACTCGATGCCGAAGTACACGGCGTACCTCAAGATTTCCGAGGGCTGCGACAACGCCTGCGCCTTCTGCATCATCCCCACCCTGCGCGGCGGTCAGCGCTCGCGGCCCATCGACGACATCGTCGCCGAGGCGAAGCAGCTGGCCGACAGCGGCGTGCAGGAGCTGAACCTCGTCGCGCAGGACTTGACGGCGTATGGGCATGACCTGCCGGGCCGTCCGAAGCTGCACGATTTGCTCAAGGCGCTGGTGCAGGTCGACGTGAAGTGGATTCGCCTCCACTACGCCTACCCGCGCATCTTCCCGGACGAGCTCATCGAGGTGATGGCCTCGGAGCCGAAGATTGCCCGCTACCTGGACATGCCCGTGCAGCACGTCAGCGACAAGCTGCTGCTGTCCATGAAGCGCGGCCGCAACTCGGAGTTCCTCAAGGGCCTGCTGACCAAGCTGCGCGACCGCGTGCCCGGCCTGGTGATGCGCACCTCGCTCATCGTCGGCCTGCCGGGTGAGACGGAAGAGGACTTCGAGATGCTGAAGGAGTTCGTGAAGACGCAGCGCTTCGAGCGCCTGGGCGTCTTCCAGTACTCCGACGAAGAGGGCACCGCCGCCTACGACCTGCCGGACAAGGTGCCGCAGAAGCTCATCGAGCGCCGCTGGCGTGAGGTCATGGCCATCCAGAAGCGCATCAACCGCGAGCAGAACAAGAAGCTCGTGGGCAAGCGCCTGGAGGTGCTGGTGGAAGGCCCCGCGCCGGAGACGGAGCACCTGCTGGTGGGCCGCCACCAGGGCCAGGCGCCGGACATCGACGGCATGGTCTACATCAACGACGGCCTGGCGTACCCGGGGGAGATTGTCACCGTGGAGGTGACGGAAGCCCACGACTACGACCTGGTCGCCCGCGTGGTGGAGCGCCCGGACCCGAAGCAGCGCGAGCACACCGCGCGCGACGCGCACCCGGCCCCGCTGCCGGTGTCGGTGACGCAGCGTCCGGCCCCTCGCGCGGAGTAG
- a CDS encoding YajQ family cyclic di-GMP-binding protein, with product MPSFDVVSKIDLAELDNAVNQTKKEISTRYDFQGTHADVVLAPDHTAITVKANSEDRVQAAKEVLLVKLAKRNISLFALEYGDIEKTGLHNVKQSIKLQQGIPVEKSKELVKLLKDSKMKVQGSIQADQLRVTGKNRDDLQAAIALFRKEQDRLKLDMQFTNFRD from the coding sequence ATGCCATCCTTCGACGTCGTCTCGAAAATCGACCTCGCTGAGCTCGACAACGCGGTCAACCAGACCAAGAAGGAGATCAGCACGCGGTACGACTTCCAGGGCACCCATGCCGACGTGGTGCTGGCCCCGGACCATACCGCCATCACCGTGAAGGCCAACAGCGAAGACCGCGTCCAGGCCGCCAAGGAAGTCCTCCTGGTGAAGCTGGCCAAGCGGAACATCAGCCTGTTCGCGCTGGAGTACGGCGACATCGAGAAGACGGGCCTTCACAACGTGAAGCAGTCCATCAAGCTCCAGCAGGGCATCCCGGTGGAGAAGTCCAAGGAGCTGGTGAAGCTGCTGAAGGACTCAAAGATGAAGGTCCAGGGCTCCATCCAAGCCGACCAGCTTCGCGTCACGGGCAAGAACCGGGACGACCTCCAGGCGGCCATCGCCCTGTTCCGCAAGGAGCAGGACCGGCTGAAGCTGGACATGCAGTTCACCAACTTCCGCGATTGA
- a CDS encoding ribonuclease J codes for MLHVIPLGGLGEIGLNSMVIACRGEMLLIDAGLMFPSSGMPGVDIIIPDFSHLKQNAAQLKGVLLTHGHEDHLGALPYLLNEVPVPVYGTRFTLAMARHRLEELGIEADLREIEPREPFLVGTAFRVEASRVTHTVPDAVGFILRTPEGTLIHTGDFKLDPDPIDGLRTDLERWGEAGEEGVLCLLSDSTNSEVTEETGSERVVEQTFERLFQGATGRIVVALFSSNLHRVRHLLALAERLGRKVALQGRSMLRNVEMARELGYLDVPDSLFVHLDTVPALPAQRVLVLTTGAQGEPRAGLSQLASGDGPVRLNPGDLVVLSSRPIPGNERAVGALIDALQWRGAKVAYAQVEPGIHVSGHASQPQQRRVLDLVRPAHFIPVHGEGRHLHKHLLTAREAGLEPAQCLLAQDGDVVTFEEGRGRFTGSVPSGRILKDRFGPGLVTPDTLQERVRLSETGMVAAVVVLQRGSQKLVAGPQLSGQGLSVDEQVLLSRVAQDARVLFEELSPVLRGDDALVREELTRAVRRAFKAHTSKRALVVPLVVRV; via the coding sequence ATGCTTCACGTCATTCCCCTGGGCGGCCTGGGCGAAATCGGCCTCAACTCCATGGTCATCGCCTGCCGTGGGGAGATGCTGCTCATCGACGCCGGGCTGATGTTCCCCTCCTCGGGGATGCCCGGCGTGGACATCATCATTCCGGACTTCAGCCACCTGAAGCAGAACGCCGCGCAGCTCAAGGGCGTGCTGCTCACGCATGGCCATGAGGACCACCTGGGCGCCCTGCCCTACCTGCTCAATGAGGTGCCCGTCCCCGTCTACGGCACGCGCTTCACGCTGGCCATGGCGCGCCACCGGCTGGAGGAGCTGGGCATCGAGGCGGACCTGCGCGAAATCGAGCCGCGCGAGCCCTTCCTCGTGGGCACGGCCTTCCGCGTGGAGGCCAGCCGCGTCACGCACACCGTGCCGGACGCGGTGGGCTTCATCCTGCGCACGCCCGAAGGCACCCTCATCCACACCGGGGACTTCAAGCTGGACCCGGACCCCATCGACGGGCTGCGCACGGACCTGGAGCGCTGGGGCGAGGCCGGCGAGGAAGGCGTGCTGTGCCTCCTCTCCGACTCCACCAACTCCGAGGTGACGGAGGAGACGGGCAGCGAGCGCGTGGTGGAGCAGACCTTCGAGCGCCTCTTCCAGGGCGCCACCGGCCGCATCGTCGTCGCCCTCTTCTCCTCCAACCTCCACCGGGTGCGGCATCTGCTGGCGCTGGCGGAGCGGCTGGGGCGCAAGGTGGCCCTGCAGGGCCGCAGCATGCTGCGCAACGTGGAGATGGCGCGCGAGCTGGGCTACCTGGACGTACCCGACTCGCTCTTCGTCCACCTGGACACGGTGCCGGCGCTGCCCGCGCAGCGGGTGCTGGTGCTGACCACCGGAGCCCAGGGCGAGCCCCGGGCCGGGCTGTCCCAGCTCGCGTCGGGGGATGGCCCCGTGCGGCTGAATCCCGGCGACCTGGTGGTGCTCAGCTCGCGGCCCATCCCCGGCAACGAGCGCGCCGTGGGCGCGCTCATCGACGCGCTCCAGTGGCGCGGGGCGAAGGTGGCCTACGCCCAGGTGGAGCCGGGCATCCACGTCTCCGGCCACGCCAGCCAGCCCCAGCAGCGGCGCGTGCTGGACCTGGTGCGCCCGGCCCACTTCATCCCCGTCCACGGCGAGGGCCGCCACCTGCACAAGCACCTGCTCACCGCGCGCGAGGCCGGACTGGAGCCCGCCCAGTGCCTGCTGGCGCAGGACGGCGACGTCGTCACCTTCGAGGAAGGCCGGGGGCGCTTCACCGGCAGCGTCCCGTCCGGACGCATCCTCAAGGACCGGTTCGGCCCCGGCCTGGTGACGCCGGACACGCTCCAGGAGCGCGTCCGGCTGTCGGAGACGGGCATGGTGGCCGCGGTGGTGGTCCTCCAGCGGGGCTCCCAGAAGCTGGTGGCGGGGCCGCAGCTGTCCGGCCAGGGGCTGTCCGTGGACGAACAGGTCCTGCTCTCCCGGGTGGCCCAGGACGCGCGAGTGCTCTTCGAGGAACTGTCCCCCGTCCTGCGAGGCGATGACGCCCTGGTGAGAGAGGAACTCACCCGGGCCGTGCGCCGGGCCTTCAAGGCGCACACGTCCAAGCGCGCCCTGGTGGTGCCCTTGGTCGTCCGGGTGTAG
- a CDS encoding serine/threonine-protein kinase, producing the protein MSCFDEITARALAAGQLHASESNPLRRHAEGCRKCAQLLARVTPPGAAAQRTAVAQEISTDTSTLTAGRGDDDTLPTELIRVGNRPTARAPSSSSPSGAKPSERPARPAIRQTGHAPHLDVPPKATVPTAEARPPEPVAPHRPAAPVSIPAPAGLAAPPAPPPPAILSIPPPAPPQDLSARILPNADAAPGPSASPKNFAGAHVLPHGGRLLSAPDAAEGRGSRVTLSMPLAPSPAKPLLASPGGGKSGRPPARRDVEDTEPRDSAQIRVGRYHILDTLGAGGMGAVYSAYDPELHRRVAIKLLHPDANPAARSDGASRLLREAQAMARLSHPNVVSVYDAGTFAGRVFIAMERVDGLSLRHWLRAEHRTWREVLDIFRQAGRGLAAAHAAGLVHRDFKPANVLVSKDGRAQVTDFGLARTTADLDAAEAGRGTTPVLPRLAPEDLLQTALTEAGLVMGTPAYMPPEQHEDGRIDARGDQFSFCASLYEALYGQLPFNGKRPDEYLEEARAGRVRPPPRGSRVPTWVLRAVTRGLSPAPEARFPSMGVLLDALGADPLAAWRRRGAVAAASMLLNSVVAVTWLLVGSQRDGPCPDAEARLTGVWDTARRAEIQKAFAATGKVHASAAFERVATTLDGFAHDWTRMHREACEATRVQGHQSDHELALRMACLDRRHSALVALTGVLAQTDAEALNAAPDAAQRLPPIAACADVDALWRGLSEPEGQRQQVETLRARVDRATALVDAGRYPQAQEEAKAVLAEARQLGYGPVLAEALELEGRLELVAGDDARAAAALRESLFTAQAHRHDHLAARASARLVTAVSSDPTLESWTVEQARSSIQRAGGASESEALLQTSLGRNAFLRGQYAQAAEAFGRSATLREQELGPEHLLTLESLRNQAAALSRTPETERAMGLLHRVLETTERVLGPDHPQTAMAANAMGYHLVIVRRVEEAIPYLQRAIHLEEQSLGRDSATLSYPLNNLAEALEALGRNAEARPLRERALAVDLKAYGPEHPETATDLALLGALALREGKPRDALDYARRSIAAYEAFQKDHLDTAAPLTTLGLALHALGKSHEARAMLERALALRTAHPGPAEDLASTRFALAQTLVKQDGPRARGLANQALHFYTAEEPTYAVEASSVRNWLQDLRRRRR; encoded by the coding sequence GTGTCCTGCTTTGACGAAATCACCGCGCGTGCGCTCGCCGCTGGACAGCTTCATGCTTCGGAATCCAATCCATTGCGCAGACATGCGGAAGGTTGCCGCAAGTGCGCACAGTTGCTGGCGCGGGTGACGCCGCCTGGCGCGGCGGCGCAGCGCACCGCCGTCGCGCAGGAAATCTCGACGGACACGTCCACCCTGACGGCGGGTCGCGGTGATGACGACACGCTCCCCACCGAGCTCATCCGGGTGGGGAACCGGCCCACGGCCCGTGCGCCATCATCGTCGTCGCCATCGGGCGCCAAGCCTTCCGAACGGCCCGCCCGCCCCGCCATCCGCCAGACCGGGCACGCCCCCCACCTGGACGTGCCTCCCAAGGCGACGGTGCCGACCGCTGAGGCCCGCCCCCCGGAGCCGGTCGCCCCCCACCGTCCCGCCGCGCCGGTGTCGATTCCAGCCCCCGCGGGGCTCGCCGCGCCACCCGCCCCGCCTCCACCGGCAATCCTCTCGATTCCGCCACCCGCGCCGCCTCAGGACCTGAGCGCGCGCATCCTGCCCAACGCAGACGCCGCGCCCGGTCCCAGCGCGAGCCCCAAGAACTTCGCGGGCGCCCATGTGCTCCCGCATGGCGGCCGGCTGCTCTCCGCCCCGGACGCGGCGGAGGGACGCGGCTCTCGAGTCACCCTGTCCATGCCCCTGGCGCCCTCGCCGGCCAAGCCGCTTCTGGCGAGCCCCGGGGGTGGAAAGTCGGGCCGCCCCCCCGCGCGCAGGGATGTCGAGGACACCGAGCCCCGGGATTCGGCCCAAATTCGCGTGGGCCGCTACCACATCCTGGACACCCTGGGCGCGGGCGGCATGGGCGCTGTCTACAGCGCCTATGACCCGGAGCTGCACCGGCGCGTGGCCATCAAGCTGCTGCACCCGGACGCCAACCCGGCGGCGCGCTCGGACGGCGCGTCCCGGCTGCTTCGCGAAGCCCAGGCGATGGCGCGGCTGTCTCACCCGAACGTGGTCTCCGTCTACGACGCGGGCACGTTCGCGGGGCGCGTCTTCATCGCCATGGAGCGGGTGGACGGCCTGTCCCTGCGCCACTGGCTCCGCGCCGAACACCGCACCTGGCGAGAGGTGCTCGACATCTTCCGCCAAGCGGGCCGAGGGCTCGCCGCCGCACATGCCGCTGGGCTGGTCCACCGGGACTTCAAGCCCGCCAACGTGCTGGTCAGCAAGGACGGCCGGGCGCAGGTGACGGACTTCGGGCTGGCCCGCACCACCGCGGACCTCGACGCGGCCGAGGCGGGCCGGGGCACCACGCCCGTGCTGCCGCGCCTCGCCCCGGAAGACCTGCTCCAGACGGCGCTCACCGAGGCCGGGCTCGTCATGGGCACGCCCGCGTACATGCCGCCCGAACAGCACGAAGATGGGCGCATCGACGCGCGAGGGGACCAGTTCAGCTTCTGCGCGTCCCTCTACGAAGCCCTCTACGGACAGCTTCCCTTCAACGGCAAGCGCCCGGATGAGTACTTGGAGGAAGCCCGCGCCGGCCGCGTGCGCCCGCCTCCTCGGGGCAGCCGCGTCCCCACGTGGGTGCTGCGCGCCGTGACGCGGGGCCTGTCCCCGGCTCCCGAAGCGCGCTTCCCGTCCATGGGCGTGCTGTTGGATGCACTGGGCGCAGACCCGCTGGCGGCCTGGCGCCGCCGTGGCGCGGTGGCCGCCGCGTCCATGCTGCTCAACAGCGTGGTCGCCGTCACCTGGCTGCTGGTGGGCTCGCAGCGGGACGGCCCGTGTCCGGATGCCGAGGCCCGGCTCACCGGCGTCTGGGACACGGCACGCCGGGCGGAAATCCAGAAGGCCTTCGCCGCCACGGGCAAGGTCCACGCCTCCGCCGCTTTCGAACGCGTGGCGACGACCCTGGATGGCTTCGCGCACGATTGGACGCGCATGCACCGCGAGGCCTGCGAGGCCACCCGGGTGCAGGGCCACCAGTCGGACCACGAGCTCGCGCTGCGCATGGCGTGCCTGGACCGGCGCCACTCGGCCCTGGTGGCCTTGACGGGCGTGCTCGCACAGACGGATGCGGAGGCGCTGAACGCCGCACCGGACGCGGCCCAGCGCCTGCCTCCCATCGCCGCCTGCGCGGACGTGGACGCGCTCTGGCGGGGCCTGTCGGAGCCCGAGGGGCAGCGGCAGCAGGTGGAGACCCTGCGCGCCCGGGTGGACCGGGCCACGGCCCTGGTCGACGCCGGCCGCTACCCCCAGGCGCAGGAAGAAGCGAAGGCGGTGCTGGCCGAGGCGCGGCAGCTCGGCTACGGGCCGGTGCTGGCCGAGGCGCTGGAGCTGGAGGGCCGGCTCGAGCTCGTCGCGGGGGATGACGCTCGCGCCGCCGCGGCCCTGCGGGAATCCCTCTTCACCGCGCAGGCGCACCGCCATGACCACCTGGCGGCACGCGCGTCGGCGCGGTTGGTGACCGCCGTCTCCTCCGACCCCACCCTGGAGTCCTGGACGGTGGAGCAGGCTCGCTCGTCCATCCAGCGCGCGGGCGGCGCCTCTGAATCGGAGGCCTTGCTCCAGACGAGCCTGGGCCGCAACGCCTTCCTCCGAGGCCAGTACGCCCAGGCAGCGGAAGCCTTTGGCCGCTCCGCGACGCTGCGCGAGCAGGAGCTGGGTCCCGAGCACCTGCTCACGTTGGAGTCGCTCCGCAACCAGGCCGCGGCCCTGTCCCGCACGCCCGAGACGGAGCGCGCCATGGGCCTGCTGCACCGCGTGCTGGAGACGACGGAGCGCGTGCTCGGCCCGGACCATCCCCAAACGGCCATGGCGGCCAACGCCATGGGCTACCACCTGGTCATCGTCCGCCGCGTCGAGGAAGCCATCCCCTACCTCCAGCGCGCCATCCACCTGGAGGAGCAGTCACTGGGGCGCGACAGCGCCACGCTGAGCTATCCGCTCAACAACCTCGCCGAGGCCCTGGAAGCGCTTGGCCGCAACGCAGAGGCCCGCCCCCTGCGCGAGCGCGCGCTCGCGGTGGACCTGAAGGCCTACGGCCCCGAGCATCCGGAGACCGCCACCGACCTGGCCCTGCTCGGCGCGCTGGCCCTGCGCGAGGGAAAGCCACGCGACGCACTGGACTACGCCCGCCGGAGCATCGCGGCCTACGAGGCCTTCCAGAAGGACCACCTGGACACGGCCGCTCCGCTCACCACGCTGGGCCTGGCCCTGCACGCCCTGGGCAAGAGCCACGAGGCCCGCGCCATGCTGGAGCGCGCGTTGGCGCTTCGCACCGCCCATCCGGGCCCCGCCGAGGACCTCGCGAGCACCCGCTTCGCCCTGGCCCAAACGCTGGTGAAGCAGGACGGGCCCCGCGCCCGGGGGCTGGCCAACCAGGCCCTGCACTTCTACACAGCCGAGGAGCCCACCTACGCCGTGGAGGCCAGCTCCGTCCGCAACTGGCTCCAGGACCTCCGGCGCCGGAGGCGCTGA